One window of the Archaeoglobus sulfaticallidus PM70-1 genome contains the following:
- a CDS encoding alpha/beta hydrolase has product MKLDTTFLRNYMRIYVEDVVVFCHGLPYESGSVTQKGYDDIAKDFAYSGLNSVIFDFSGTGLSKGDFKIENWVEDLLSIVHEFKSVSLVGFSMGGVVATYVSANSDNIKNLVLVGVPCCAETVTDEMLVEIFEHNKLKGVLRGLKDFESFKARIKRDLDLYQPVNWIGEVRCPKLIVHGTSDQIIPYEDGERLYAEAKEPKYFLRVVNGSHFLRRHREVMGKIKEWIVKKEKYGRVIQEIVV; this is encoded by the coding sequence ATGAAGCTTGACACAACATTTCTCAGAAACTACATGAGGATATATGTTGAGGATGTTGTGGTATTCTGCCATGGACTTCCATACGAGTCTGGATCGGTTACTCAGAAAGGCTATGATGATATTGCAAAAGACTTCGCATACAGCGGTCTCAACTCTGTAATTTTCGATTTTTCAGGTACAGGTTTGAGCAAAGGGGATTTTAAGATCGAGAACTGGGTTGAGGATCTGCTTTCAATAGTCCATGAGTTCAAGTCTGTCAGCCTCGTGGGTTTCAGCATGGGTGGGGTTGTAGCAACCTATGTATCAGCCAATTCTGATAACATCAAAAATCTCGTGCTTGTTGGAGTCCCGTGCTGTGCTGAAACTGTAACTGATGAGATGCTGGTTGAGATATTCGAGCACAACAAGCTTAAGGGTGTGTTGAGGGGTTTGAAAGACTTTGAATCGTTTAAAGCGAGGATTAAGAGAGATCTGGATCTGTATCAGCCTGTTAACTGGATTGGAGAGGTGAGATGCCCGAAGCTTATAGTTCACGGAACCTCAGATCAGATCATCCCCTATGAGGATGGGGAGAGGCTGTATGCAGAAGCAAAAGAGCCGAAGTACTTTTTGAGGGTTGTTAACGGGTCGCATTTCCTGAGGAGGCACAGGGAGGTTATGGGCAAGATAAAGGAATGGATCGTTAAAAAAGAAAAATATGGCAGGGTTATCCAGGAAATCGTTGTTTAA
- a CDS encoding adenylate kinase yields the protein MNLILLGAPGAGKGTQAERIVAKYGIPQISTGDMLREAVAKGTELGKKAKEYMDRGELVPDEVVIGIVKERIAQPDCEKGFILDGFPRTINQAEALDKMLEEMGKKIDAVINVSVPEDEIIKRIVNRRTCKNCKAVYHLIYNPPKEEGKCDKCGGELYQRDDDKEETVKERLKVYKSQTEPLIEYYSKKGLVYNVDGTKSIDEVFKQIEEILDKLG from the coding sequence ATGAACCTGATTCTGTTAGGCGCTCCGGGTGCTGGTAAGGGAACTCAGGCAGAGAGGATAGTTGCAAAGTACGGCATACCACAGATTTCAACTGGAGATATGCTCAGAGAGGCTGTAGCCAAAGGAACAGAGCTCGGAAAGAAAGCTAAAGAATATATGGACAGGGGAGAACTTGTTCCTGATGAGGTCGTGATTGGCATAGTCAAAGAGAGGATTGCCCAGCCAGATTGCGAGAAGGGATTCATCCTTGATGGATTTCCGAGGACGATCAATCAGGCTGAGGCTCTTGACAAAATGCTCGAGGAGATGGGAAAGAAAATCGATGCTGTGATAAATGTATCCGTGCCGGAAGACGAGATCATAAAGAGGATCGTGAACAGAAGAACCTGCAAGAACTGTAAGGCAGTATATCATCTGATATACAACCCGCCGAAAGAGGAAGGCAAGTGCGATAAGTGTGGTGGGGAGCTTTATCAGAGAGATGATGACAAAGAAGAGACAGTAAAGGAGAGGTTGAAGGTTTACAAGAGCCAGACCGAGCCACTCATAGAGTATTACAGCAAGAAGGGACTTGTTTACAATGTCGATGGAACGAAAAGCATAGATGAAGTTTTCAAACAGATTGAGGAAATCCTCGATAAGCTTGGTTAA
- a CDS encoding SpoVG family protein, whose translation MVEITEVRIYKPKQEGTVKAYATVSLDNEFVVKGLKILEGENGLWVGMPSRRTKEGTFQDIFHPANKDAREKIVNAVLEAYREQL comes from the coding sequence TTGGTGGAAATAACAGAAGTGAGAATCTATAAGCCGAAACAGGAGGGGACTGTCAAGGCATATGCGACAGTCTCTCTAGATAATGAGTTTGTTGTGAAGGGTTTGAAAATTCTGGAAGGAGAAAATGGGCTTTGGGTTGGAATGCCAAGCAGGAGAACCAAAGAAGGGACTTTTCAGGACATATTCCACCCGGCAAACAAGGATGCGAGAGAAAAAATTGTAAATGCTGTTCTTGAAGCATATAGGGAACAGCTTTAA
- a CDS encoding cupin domain-containing protein, with the protein MMAVLVKSGEDIFKKVLDGITYRIKAKSSNIVVIKSELDPKAETEEYTHEGEEVRIVLEGKIECKVGNIHYTMEAGDVIWHPSNIPHKMKNIGDRKAVYITIGTPPTFI; encoded by the coding sequence ATGATGGCTGTTCTTGTGAAATCCGGTGAAGATATTTTCAAGAAAGTACTGGATGGAATAACTTACCGAATTAAAGCCAAATCGAGCAACATAGTTGTAATAAAATCTGAACTCGATCCAAAAGCGGAAACAGAAGAATATACGCATGAAGGAGAAGAGGTCAGAATCGTGCTTGAAGGGAAGATAGAGTGTAAGGTTGGGAACATCCATTACACAATGGAAGCTGGAGATGTTATCTGGCATCCGTCCAATATACCACATAAAATGAAGAACATTGGTGACAGAAAAGCTGTGTATATAACGATAGGCACTCCACCAACATTCATATAA
- a CDS encoding pyruvate carboxylase subunit B: MRVDIVDLTLRDGHQSLLATRMRTRDILPIVEKFDESGISVLEVWGGATFDSAHRFLNEDPWERLREIRKRVKNARISMLLRGQNVVGYRHYPDDIVEKFVLKTAENGLDFFRIFDALNDVRNLETAIKTAKRTSSHVQATICYTISPVHTIEKYIEIAKELAVFEPDSICIKDMAGLLSPKVAYELVKAIKKEVGIKINVHSHYTSGMASMALLKSVEAGADMVDTCMSPLSMGTSHPPTESMVYALEEMGYKTGVDLEVLMEIRDYMMKIREKYSGYLDPLSTIPDTGVLVYQIPGGMFSNMINQLKEQNALDKLPEVLKEVPKVREDLGYPPLVTPTSQIVGVQAVVNVLVGERYKVVTKETKDLVRGMYGRTPAPIKEDIIKKILGDEKPIDCRPADLLEPEFEKRKKELEEMGIPATDENVLLYALFPQTGLKFLKGEIEEEPFPSTGKVEGKFEVEIDGSKYNVEVKPA; the protein is encoded by the coding sequence ATGAGGGTCGATATCGTTGATCTAACACTGAGAGACGGACATCAGTCTCTTCTCGCTACAAGAATGAGAACGAGAGATATCCTGCCAATCGTGGAGAAATTTGACGAGTCTGGAATAAGCGTTCTCGAAGTCTGGGGTGGAGCTACCTTTGATTCTGCCCACAGATTCCTGAACGAGGATCCCTGGGAAAGGTTGAGGGAGATCAGAAAGAGGGTGAAGAATGCTCGGATATCGATGCTGCTAAGGGGTCAGAATGTTGTTGGCTACCGCCACTATCCGGATGACATTGTAGAGAAATTCGTTTTGAAGACCGCTGAAAACGGTCTGGACTTCTTCAGGATTTTCGATGCCTTGAACGATGTAAGAAACCTCGAAACCGCCATCAAAACAGCAAAAAGAACATCATCCCATGTGCAGGCAACAATATGCTACACAATCTCTCCAGTCCACACGATAGAGAAGTACATAGAAATAGCAAAGGAACTGGCAGTTTTCGAACCAGATTCGATATGCATCAAGGATATGGCTGGACTACTATCTCCAAAGGTTGCGTACGAGCTTGTCAAGGCAATAAAAAAGGAAGTCGGTATTAAAATAAATGTTCACTCTCACTACACCAGCGGAATGGCTTCGATGGCGTTGCTGAAGAGCGTTGAGGCTGGAGCAGACATGGTTGACACATGTATGTCCCCACTGAGCATGGGAACCAGCCATCCACCAACAGAGAGCATGGTCTATGCCCTCGAAGAGATGGGCTACAAGACAGGAGTTGATCTGGAGGTTCTGATGGAAATCAGGGACTACATGATGAAAATCAGGGAAAAGTACTCTGGCTATCTCGACCCGCTCTCAACAATACCAGATACAGGTGTGCTTGTTTATCAGATACCCGGTGGTATGTTCTCCAACATGATAAACCAGCTTAAGGAGCAGAATGCCCTCGACAAACTCCCGGAGGTTCTGAAAGAAGTGCCCAAAGTCAGAGAGGATCTCGGCTATCCACCGCTGGTTACTCCAACGAGCCAGATAGTCGGTGTTCAGGCTGTTGTCAATGTGCTGGTTGGTGAAAGGTACAAGGTTGTTACCAAAGAGACCAAAGACCTAGTTAGAGGAATGTACGGAAGAACTCCCGCTCCGATAAAGGAAGATATAATCAAGAAAATCCTTGGAGATGAAAAGCCCATAGACTGCAGACCGGCTGACTTGCTCGAACCGGAATTTGAAAAGAGGAAAAAAGAGCTGGAAGAGATGGGCATACCAGCTACTGACGAAAATGTGCTGCTGTATGCTCTCTTCCCGCAGACAGGGCTTAAGTTCCTGAAAGGAGAGATCGAGGAAGAGCCATTCCCCTCAACGGGCAAGGTTGAGGGCAAGTTCGAGGTTGAAATCGACGGTAGCAAATACAATGTTGAAGTTAAGCCAGCCTGA
- a CDS encoding DMT family transporter, with translation MAESSAENLRGVHVLALLITMLIWAGSFVFIKISLREIGPFNLAFYRFILASPALLLVVYFRKKFQLLDAKDIPKILVLAITGVTLLYAVQFVALVYTTATNSSILINSSVIFIAIMSLFLGERFTKLKAFGICLSFIGVVLIVSNGKLEFFSSKTFIGDMLIIFDGFLWAIYTILGKSLLEKYNPEVLTAYAFALGSILLVPFAVYEGFSNPITFSTTVWISLLYLALLCSVFAYVMWYSALTAMDATRVAVFVYIVPFFTAIMAFFVLGERLGAFTVLGGILTIAGLYLTERY, from the coding sequence GTGGCAGAAAGTTCGGCTGAAAATCTGCGTGGAGTGCATGTTCTCGCATTACTCATCACTATGTTAATCTGGGCAGGGTCCTTCGTGTTTATCAAGATCAGCCTCAGGGAAATTGGGCCGTTCAATCTGGCATTCTACAGATTTATTCTGGCATCACCGGCTTTACTTCTAGTTGTTTATTTCAGGAAGAAGTTTCAGCTATTGGATGCGAAAGATATTCCGAAGATACTCGTTCTGGCTATTACAGGAGTTACCCTGCTTTATGCTGTTCAGTTCGTGGCTTTGGTATATACCACTGCAACCAATTCATCGATACTCATCAACAGCTCAGTAATTTTCATAGCAATCATGTCTCTCTTTCTGGGTGAGAGGTTCACAAAGCTGAAAGCTTTTGGGATATGTCTATCGTTTATAGGTGTTGTGCTTATAGTATCCAATGGAAAACTGGAGTTCTTCAGCAGCAAGACCTTTATCGGGGATATGCTGATAATTTTCGACGGGTTTTTGTGGGCAATATACACAATACTGGGTAAGAGTTTGCTTGAGAAGTACAATCCCGAGGTTTTGACAGCCTATGCCTTTGCGTTAGGGTCGATTCTGCTAGTTCCTTTTGCGGTCTATGAGGGTTTCTCAAATCCCATAACATTCAGCACAACGGTCTGGATTTCTTTGCTGTATCTTGCTCTGTTATGCTCGGTTTTTGCCTATGTGATGTGGTACTCTGCATTGACAGCCATGGATGCAACAAGGGTTGCAGTTTTTGTTTACATAGTTCCATTCTTTACAGCAATAATGGCATTCTTCGTGCTGGGAGAGAGGTTAGGGGCTTTTACGGTACTGGGAGGAATTCTGACTATTGCAGGGTTGTATTTAACTGAGAGGTATTGA
- the thiE gene encoding thiamine phosphate synthase produces the protein MSFAEKIRLYFITDGRSHGHERVAEMALKAGVKTIQLREKRLPAREIYGIAKRLRRLTYDYEALFIVNDRFDIAISVEADGIHVGQEDLPAKAIRSLIDEKFPGMILGVSARDLSEALEAEKYADYLGVGPVFPTSTKEDAREVIGIDGLKKVCSAVKVPVVAIGGINHSNVSEVLKAGCTGVAVISAIAFSENPEKSAEELLNLIENSNKPHKPVNR, from the coding sequence ATGAGCTTTGCTGAGAAGATCAGGCTGTACTTCATAACCGATGGAAGATCTCATGGTCACGAAAGGGTTGCAGAGATGGCTTTGAAGGCCGGAGTTAAAACGATCCAGCTTAGAGAGAAGAGGCTTCCTGCAAGAGAGATATACGGGATTGCCAAGAGATTGAGAAGGCTAACTTATGATTACGAAGCTTTGTTCATTGTTAACGACAGATTCGATATAGCAATATCTGTTGAAGCTGATGGCATCCATGTCGGACAGGAAGATCTTCCCGCAAAAGCGATTAGAAGCTTGATCGACGAAAAATTTCCCGGAATGATTCTTGGTGTTTCCGCGAGAGATCTGAGCGAGGCTCTTGAAGCTGAGAAATATGCGGACTATCTGGGAGTGGGGCCGGTTTTTCCAACCTCCACAAAGGAGGATGCGAGAGAGGTTATAGGCATAGATGGACTAAAAAAGGTTTGTTCTGCAGTAAAGGTTCCAGTGGTGGCTATTGGCGGGATAAACCACTCAAATGTTTCAGAAGTTTTGAAAGCTGGCTGTACGGGGGTTGCAGTTATCTCGGCCATAGCCTTTTCTGAAAATCCGGAAAAGAGTGCTGAGGAACTTTTGAATCTGATAGAAAATTCGAATAAACCACACAAACCAGTAAATCGGTAA
- a CDS encoding metallophosphoesterase family protein — translation MRVLILSDIHSRFDVLKRILESVDVDCCFICGDLSDFRAEDVFVISEILSEVGLKCYCVHGNCDPEEAIDYIEQSGMINLHCKSLPFENYTLHGVGGSNYTPFLTPSEYSNEEMWSFVENFIYGERNILISHCPPKGILDMTYSGINAGCEVIRSIMEKFDYIFCGHIHEAKGMYKNGTLVLNPGSVISGSFAVWDMNSNSFELKNVKDFKNFRSI, via the coding sequence ATGAGGGTTCTGATACTATCTGACATACATTCCAGATTTGATGTGCTTAAAAGGATTCTTGAGAGTGTTGATGTGGACTGCTGCTTTATCTGTGGAGACCTAAGTGATTTCAGGGCAGAAGATGTATTCGTGATTTCAGAGATTCTATCCGAGGTCGGCCTGAAATGCTACTGTGTGCATGGCAACTGCGATCCTGAGGAGGCAATAGATTACATCGAACAATCCGGAATGATAAACCTGCACTGCAAAAGCTTGCCCTTCGAGAATTACACACTCCATGGAGTTGGAGGGTCGAACTACACACCATTTCTGACCCCTTCAGAGTATTCTAACGAGGAAATGTGGAGCTTCGTTGAAAACTTCATTTATGGAGAGAGAAACATCCTGATATCTCATTGCCCGCCAAAAGGGATACTGGATATGACCTATAGCGGTATTAACGCTGGTTGTGAGGTGATCAGATCGATCATGGAAAAATTCGATTACATTTTCTGCGGGCACATACACGAGGCAAAAGGTATGTACAAGAACGGAACGCTTGTTTTGAATCCTGGGTCAGTAATATCTGGTAGTTTTGCAGTGTGGGACATGAACAGCAATTCTTTCGAGCTTAAAAATGTGAAAGATTTTAAAAATTTTAGGAGTATCTGA
- a CDS encoding MBL fold metallo-hydrolase, which yields MTIISFNGGCREVGRSAVLVDSIILDYGLKPSDPPEYPINGIAPKSVIISHGHLDHVGVAPNLMYYNPDVFMTPPTREISHILLKDSMNIMDNPPYGKREFIQFESSITEVDYNDPFEVDGWEITFLNAGHIPGSASIHLSRDINILYTGDIKLEDTRLLVKADMDFPETDILIVESTYFGTEHPERKKLEEKFVESIIDTLDRGGHAIVPAFAVGRSQEVLMILDKYGISPYLDGMGKEVSRIIERYPSYIRNAKKLRRAIKNAITVERGKREKILEEPSVVVTTAGMLNGGPALFYISRLYNDDKSKIILTGYQVEGTNGDLALNRGVINLGHRMVKLKMGVEQYDFSAHAGDSQLKEFVRLSADKGVEIVFTVHGENTEDFANWIRDEIGIDAFAPSNGEVYVTD from the coding sequence ATGACCATAATTAGCTTTAACGGAGGCTGCAGAGAAGTTGGGAGATCTGCTGTGCTAGTTGACTCTATAATCCTTGATTATGGGTTAAAGCCATCCGATCCGCCAGAGTATCCGATAAATGGCATTGCGCCGAAATCTGTGATAATATCACATGGTCACCTCGACCATGTAGGTGTTGCTCCAAACCTTATGTACTACAACCCAGATGTGTTTATGACCCCTCCAACAAGAGAGATTTCTCACATACTGCTCAAAGACTCAATGAACATAATGGATAACCCACCATACGGCAAAAGAGAATTTATACAGTTTGAGAGCAGCATTACTGAAGTAGATTATAACGACCCGTTTGAGGTTGATGGATGGGAGATCACATTTCTGAACGCCGGACACATTCCAGGTAGTGCGAGCATACACTTATCAAGAGACATAAACATACTATACACTGGGGATATAAAGCTCGAAGACACGAGACTGCTCGTGAAAGCTGATATGGATTTTCCAGAGACAGACATACTAATAGTTGAGAGCACATATTTCGGAACTGAGCATCCAGAGAGGAAAAAGCTTGAGGAGAAATTCGTGGAATCGATTATAGATACCCTTGACAGAGGTGGACACGCAATAGTCCCGGCCTTTGCTGTGGGAAGAAGCCAAGAAGTTCTGATGATTCTCGACAAATACGGCATATCTCCATATCTCGACGGCATGGGCAAGGAGGTCTCCAGAATAATTGAGAGGTATCCAAGCTACATTAGAAACGCTAAAAAATTGAGAAGAGCAATAAAAAATGCAATAACTGTCGAGAGAGGTAAAAGAGAGAAGATACTTGAAGAGCCTTCCGTTGTTGTCACTACTGCAGGTATGCTAAATGGCGGCCCGGCATTGTTCTACATATCGAGGCTATACAATGACGACAAGTCCAAGATAATACTCACAGGATACCAAGTTGAGGGGACAAATGGTGATCTGGCTTTAAATAGAGGAGTCATAAACCTCGGACACAGAATGGTCAAGCTCAAAATGGGTGTGGAGCAGTACGATTTCTCTGCCCATGCAGGAGACTCGCAGTTAAAGGAGTTTGTCAGACTATCAGCAGACAAGGGTGTGGAAATAGTCTTTACAGTACATGGAGAAAACACCGAAGACTTCGCCAACTGGATAAGGGACGAGATTGGAATCGACGCTTTTGCACCCTCAAATGGAGAGGTTTATGTAACAGACTAA
- a CDS encoding tRNA (adenine-N1)-methyltransferase, which translates to MTEKTGEATSKVSLPLVIFSGKTSYIINSFEGEFHTHKGVIDLSKLKDLNYGDEVETHLGFKFKVRPFSLSDFFKHFRKGPTPIMPKDIGAIIAFTGLRPDSAILDCGTGSGVLSAYLAYFCRDGFVVTVEKRKDFAKIARKNFELAGLKNIHQIVGDIFGLADSIKIKFDLIVLDMKDDDKFIPKARELLKNSGYLVVYNPYIDATRDAYFAMLNNNFQDIESFEIVKIDYEHKRAGTRPSTRVWHSGFLVVGRKID; encoded by the coding sequence ATGACTGAAAAAACTGGAGAAGCTACCTCAAAAGTAAGCCTGCCTCTCGTAATCTTTTCAGGCAAAACTAGCTACATTATAAACTCTTTTGAAGGAGAATTCCACACTCATAAAGGAGTTATTGACCTATCCAAGCTGAAAGATTTGAATTATGGTGATGAGGTCGAGACACATCTAGGCTTCAAGTTCAAAGTTCGGCCATTCAGTCTTTCTGACTTTTTTAAGCACTTCAGAAAGGGCCCAACACCGATAATGCCCAAAGATATAGGTGCGATAATAGCTTTTACCGGTTTAAGGCCTGACAGCGCAATCCTCGACTGCGGGACTGGGAGTGGTGTTCTCTCTGCCTACTTGGCTTACTTTTGCAGAGATGGTTTTGTTGTAACTGTAGAAAAAAGAAAGGATTTTGCCAAGATTGCGAGAAAAAACTTCGAACTTGCAGGACTGAAAAATATCCATCAGATAGTGGGAGACATATTCGGCCTAGCAGACAGCATAAAGATAAAGTTTGATCTCATAGTTCTGGATATGAAGGATGATGACAAGTTCATTCCCAAAGCCAGAGAACTCCTCAAAAATTCCGGATATCTTGTGGTTTACAATCCATATATAGATGCTACGAGAGATGCATACTTTGCGATGCTTAACAACAATTTTCAGGACATTGAAAGCTTTGAGATTGTAAAAATAGATTACGAGCACAAGAGAGCTGGTACAAGACCTTCAACGAGAGTCTGGCACTCAGGATTTCTCGTTGTTGGCAGAAAGATCGATTGA
- a CDS encoding nascent polypeptide-associated complex protein, producing MLPTNPKQMKKMMKQMGIDMEEIEAEEVIIKTRGEEMIFKNPSVIKISAKGIETFQISGNYERIERRAEISEDDIKLIMEQANVSEEDARKALEECNGDLAEALMRLQG from the coding sequence ATGCTTCCTACGAATCCCAAACAGATGAAAAAGATGATGAAACAGATGGGTATAGACATGGAGGAAATTGAGGCCGAAGAAGTAATTATAAAAACCAGAGGGGAAGAGATGATTTTCAAAAATCCCTCTGTTATCAAGATTTCTGCAAAAGGGATTGAGACCTTCCAGATTTCCGGAAACTATGAAAGGATTGAGAGAAGGGCAGAGATTAGCGAAGATGATATTAAACTCATAATGGAGCAGGCCAATGTAAGCGAAGAGGATGCCAGAAAAGCCCTTGAAGAGTGTAATGGTGATCTAGCCGAGGCTCTGATGAGGTTGCAGGGATAA
- a CDS encoding inositol-3-phosphate synthase, translated as MKIWVIGAYGIVSTTAMVGAKNIEKGFQTRGLVSDLPVFDKLMEINKFEFGGHEIRIKKNAYDAILEHWNLNRHFDFSLIENVKDELEKIEAKTGTALNCGSGLKELGEIKTLEDEGYTLREIVDMVTSDMKEFADDETVVINIASTEPLQKYSEEYHGTLDGFERAIDENRTEHISASMIYAYSALKLGLPYANFTPSIGSNLPALKELAMKTKTPHAGNDGKTGETLVKTTLAPMFAYRNLRVLGWMGYNILGDYDGKVLSHKDNKESKVISKDSVLEKILGESPYSITEIEYFPSLVDNKTAFDFIHFEGFLGTKMKMYFIWDAIDAIVAAPLILDLARFLLFAKRKGQHGVIKELGFFFKSPMEIDVVNTHKQFEELVSWYKSLE; from the coding sequence ATGAAGATATGGGTCATCGGTGCATATGGAATAGTATCTACCACGGCCATGGTAGGTGCTAAGAACATCGAGAAGGGCTTTCAAACCAGAGGACTTGTATCAGATCTACCTGTTTTCGATAAATTAATGGAGATAAATAAATTCGAATTTGGCGGTCATGAGATCAGGATCAAGAAAAATGCGTATGATGCTATCCTCGAGCACTGGAATCTCAACAGACATTTCGATTTCAGCCTCATTGAGAATGTAAAAGATGAGCTTGAGAAGATTGAGGCTAAAACAGGAACAGCCCTGAATTGTGGAAGTGGTTTAAAAGAGCTCGGAGAGATAAAGACCTTGGAGGACGAGGGTTACACGCTGAGAGAGATTGTTGATATGGTGACATCAGATATGAAGGAATTTGCAGATGATGAAACCGTTGTTATAAACATAGCTTCAACGGAGCCTTTGCAGAAGTACAGCGAAGAATATCACGGAACGCTTGATGGGTTCGAGAGGGCGATAGATGAGAACAGAACGGAGCATATATCCGCGAGCATGATCTATGCCTACTCGGCATTAAAGTTAGGGTTGCCCTATGCCAACTTTACTCCAAGCATCGGCTCAAACCTGCCAGCGTTGAAGGAGCTTGCAATGAAAACAAAAACACCACATGCTGGAAATGATGGAAAAACTGGTGAAACTCTCGTAAAAACAACGCTCGCACCAATGTTCGCCTACAGGAACCTGAGGGTGCTTGGATGGATGGGATACAACATACTAGGAGACTACGACGGAAAGGTGCTGAGCCACAAGGATAACAAGGAGAGCAAGGTCATAAGCAAGGATAGTGTCCTTGAGAAGATCCTTGGAGAGTCACCATACAGCATCACTGAAATAGAGTACTTCCCGAGCCTGGTTGACAACAAGACGGCATTTGACTTCATACACTTCGAGGGCTTTCTTGGAACCAAGATGAAGATGTACTTCATATGGGATGCGATAGATGCGATAGTTGCCGCTCCACTCATACTCGATCTGGCAAGATTTCTGCTCTTTGCAAAGAGAAAGGGTCAGCATGGAGTGATAAAAGAGCTGGGATTCTTCTTCAAGAGTCCGATGGAGATCGATGTCGTCAACACTCACAAGCAATTCGAGGAACTTGTTAGCTGGTATAAATCCCTTGAATGA
- a CDS encoding helix-turn-helix domain-containing protein, with the protein MDAERLLIDKISGDIIFSSNPGKTIKKWRNIFEVSQKEISEKIGVSPSVISDYESDRRKSPGIAFIRKIISALISIDKERGYKTLSKYKDFLSGFDLDVIIDMMEYVQTINFDDFVEAIDGQPLNSYRKNVNGYTIVDSISAILKLSSYDFYKLYGFTSERALIFTKVSSGRSPMVAVRVSAFKPALIVLHGLKAENVDEIALKISEVEKIPLIVSEKSVEDMIKSLRRIGNG; encoded by the coding sequence ATGGATGCTGAGAGACTGCTGATAGACAAAATATCAGGAGATATAATCTTTTCCAGCAATCCCGGCAAAACCATAAAGAAGTGGAGAAACATTTTTGAGGTCTCTCAGAAAGAGATTTCTGAGAAAATTGGAGTATCTCCATCTGTTATTAGTGATTATGAAAGTGATAGAAGAAAATCTCCGGGAATAGCATTCATAAGGAAGATAATCTCGGCTCTCATAAGCATAGACAAAGAGAGAGGATACAAAACTCTCTCGAAGTACAAGGACTTTCTGAGCGGATTCGATCTGGATGTGATTATAGATATGATGGAATACGTGCAGACCATTAACTTCGATGATTTTGTGGAGGCGATAGATGGACAACCTCTTAACAGCTACAGAAAGAATGTCAATGGTTACACGATAGTTGACAGCATAAGTGCAATCCTCAAGCTGAGCTCATATGATTTCTACAAGCTGTATGGGTTCACATCCGAAAGGGCGTTGATCTTCACGAAAGTATCTTCTGGCAGGTCTCCTATGGTTGCCGTTAGAGTCTCTGCCTTTAAGCCAGCTCTGATCGTCCTTCACGGATTGAAAGCGGAGAATGTTGATGAAATAGCCCTGAAAATATCTGAGGTTGAAAAGATTCCACTCATCGTTTCAGAAAAATCGGTTGAGGATATGATAAAGAGTTTGAGGAGGATTGGAAATGGTTAG